From one Eucalyptus grandis isolate ANBG69807.140 chromosome 9, ASM1654582v1, whole genome shotgun sequence genomic stretch:
- the LOC104419294 gene encoding senescence-associated carboxylesterase 101 codes for MGNLWSKRKRPLDPDCINSPNPKRRNSTDIDSPVLPQEQQSNNRAPPTMDYEIAAEPLYSNGLDLANLAVSSGILGNSWAAISKLRSQVDRDHQSPSSSETVKIQEFEYPRYKVIAFVTPPVAASYLQEESGLVESSSSEASEFQFLCSKKNPSFAINKEAISLFNSLQDKLYDLRTKVVNPRESIPHIITGDCLGGSIASLFTLWLLHTLGTETTKRPLCITFRSPLIGDNGFQQAVLQNPTWSACFMHVVHKDDCFPKIFHPSTTEQNLYKPFGTFLVCSESGSACFEAPKSIIELLAPRSLDSAQIVNYESIIKCLEQQLICKSHFEFSVPVTDLFEAGITAQVAAVGLLQIQPQNMDVDALLREIVKSEKDVLEQKNKAFDPAKDLNDMKVCMANLEWYKKKCENDGHGCGYYDSFKNKMARRDYGAVKFVRKLTDYWEQVVENAEKRPQREGEPLRNRWLFGGTNYRRLVEPLHIADYYKWGKRGYMSQGRSKHFKLLKDWLDKHPKQTAKSVPNDSKMKKIMLSVTEDSCFWAHVEEARISCRLLNSGGSNSTEIEKLVWFEGYVMNLLKNYSVSTDIFLDSSSYMQWWREYDDILAKQMMGASHNSQLADFMTNGDLYRYKSGTSAFECK; via the exons ATGGGGAATTTGTGGAGCAAACGCAAACGACCTCTTGATCCTGACTGTATCAATTCTCCAAATCCCAAGAGGCGCAATTCAACAGATATCGACTCGCCGGTTCTGCCGCAAGAACAGCAATCCAACAACCGTGCTCCTCCGACGATGGACTATGAAATAGCCGCTGAACCTCT ATACAGCAACGGACTCGATTTGGCGAACCTGGCCGTGTCCTCCGGTATTCTTGGCAATTCATGGGCTGCAATCTCTAAACTCCGGTCCCAGGTTGACCGCGACCACCAAAGCCCCTCATCTTCCGAAACCGTGAAGATTCAAGAATTTGAATACCCGAGATACAAGGTCATTGCTTTTGTGACGCCTCCGGTTGCTGCAAGTTATCTCCAAGAAGAGAGCGGTTTGGTCGAATCTTCTTCATCGGAGGCCTCCGAGTTTCAGTTTCTCTGCTCCAAGAAGAACCCGTCTTTTGCAATAAACAAGGAGGCGATCTCTCTGTTCAACTCTCTCCAAGATAAGCTCTATGACCTGAGAACTAAG GTAGTGAATCCCCGCGAGTCTATTCCACACATTATAACTGGAGATTGTTTGGGTGGATCCATTGCCTCTCTTTTCACATTATGGCTCCTACACACACTCGGTACGGAAACCACAAAGCGTCCGCTTTGCATCACATTTCGTTCGCCCCTCATCGGGGACAACGGCTTCCAACAAGCAGTATTGCAAAATCCAACCTGGAGTGCTTGCTTCATGCATGTGGTTCATAAGGACGACTGTTTCCCCAAAATCTTTCACCCGTCGACCACGGAGCAGAACCTATACAAGCCTTTTGGAACATTTCTTGTGTGTTCCGAATCGGGTAGTGCATGTTTCGAAGCCCCTAAATCCATAATTGAGTTGCTAGCCCCCAGGAGCCTAGATAGTGCCCAAATTGTCAATTATGAGAGCATCATTAAATGTCTTGAACAACAATTGATTTGCAAGAGCCACTTTGAATTTAGTGTGCCTGTTACTGATTTATTTGAAGCTGGGATAACTGCACAAGTTGCAGCAGTTGGCCTTCTGCAAATTCAG CCGCAGAATATGGATGTCGATGCTCTGTTGAGGGAGATAGTTAAGTCTGAAAAAGATGtcctagaacaaaagaataaagcaTTTGATCCAGCAAAGGATTTGAATGACATGAAAGTGTGCATGGCTAATTTGGAATGGTACAAGAAGAAATGCGAAAACGATGGCCACGGTTGTGGTTATTACGACAGCTTCAAAAACAAAATGGCTAGGCGTGACTATGGAGCCGTTAAGTTTGTGAGAAAGCTCACTGATTACTGGGAACAGGTGGTGGAAAATGCGGAGAAGAGGCctcagagagagggagaaccgCTGCGGAATCGCTGGCTTTTTGGAGGAACAAACTATCGGAGGTTGGTCGAACCGCTCCACATAGCTGACTACTATAAATGGGGCAAAAGAGGTTACATGTCTCAAGGGAGATCCAAGCACTTCAAGCTATTGAAAGACTGGTTGGACAAACATCCGAAGCAGACAGCAAAGAGTGTCCCTAACGAttcgaagatgaagaagatCATGTTGAGCGTCACGGAGGATTCGTGCTTCTGGGCACATGTGGAGGAGGCACGAATATCGTGTAGGTTGTTGAACAGCGGAGGATCGAACAgcacagaaatagaaaaattggtctGGTTCGAGGGGTATGTCATGAATTTGCTCAAGAACTACTCGGTTTCTACTGATATTTTCTTGGATAGCAGCAGCTACATGCAATGGTGGAGGGAGTATGACGATATATTGGCGAAGCAAATGATGGGAGCTTCTCACAACTCGCAACTCGCTGATTTCATGACAAATGGCGACTTGTACCGGTATAAATCAGGTACCTCAGCATTTGAATGTAAATGA